The window TTAGCCAACGGCGGTTTCTACCTTCCACCAGGCGAACAACGAAAAATCCAAGCTCCAAGCGATTGGGTTGGCCGGATTTGGGCTAGAACAGGTTGCAAATTCGGTTCAAAATGCCCTGCTTGTGAAACAGGTGATTGTGGAGGAAAACTATGGTGCAATGGGCTAATCGGGACCCCACCCGCAACACTAGTCCAATTTGCATTACAACCAGATAAAAGCAAACCAAGTTTTTATGATGTTAGCGTAGTTGATGGTTATAATATCCCGGTTTCAGTAACAACTATACCTTCTTATCCCAAATGTCGTATTGAAGGGTGTAAGAAAGATGTCAATATGATCTGTCCTCAAGAACTCGAGGTTTTGAATGATAGAGGCGACGTTGTTGCTTGCAAAAGCGCTTGTTTGGCGTTCAATGACGATAAGTTTTGTTGTAGAAACGAGTATGGGACACCGAATAAGTGCAAACCAAGTGTTTACTCGAAGATTTTTAAAGAGGCATGTCCGAGTTATTACAGTTATGCTTATGATAATCCCCCACCGTTGGTTAATTGTGTTTCGGACGATTATGTCATAACGTTTTGCCCATCGGCAAAATGGAGTGGTAGTGAATTGAATCTGCGTAGACTTTAAAATATGCAACAAACCTTATGATATGTCAATAGTCTAACTAATGTGTGTGattatgtatattatttatatttatatagttaatacGAATCCTGATTTGGGAGTAATAAAAATttgaaggtaaaaaaaaaaaaaattaacaaaatatcTGTTGTTTGTATCCAAATGATCTTTTAGCATAGTTAAGGAATAAAGCTAAAACGTTAAACTCTGCATGGTTCATTTCTAATTTCTGCAAAAAGCAAGACAGAGACACCTGTGACGTCTGTAAGTAGTCGGTAATTTTACACGTACATTATACCTTTTTTAAAAATCCACTCTATTATTAAAGTTGTACACTATAATATTGTTTTCTAGTGGTTAAAGTTGATAACAAGCAATTTAAACCAGCTTACAATCGACTACCTATTCATAGTGTAAGACAAAACGCATTCAGCATTTGCGACCTTGATGGGCGTTGTGATGTATTATTTTATATAGACAAATAAAATAAGATGAAGAGAGATACACATGAAAAAGAAAGATGTGATTAATTTGATTGGTCCATATATTATGTCATGTTTTAATATAATCACAAGAAGTTTTTATTTTCAAATCTCACTCACCAAGGGGATGTTTACTACTCCGTATTATTCTGTATTAAATTCTGTTACCATTGGCTCTGTTTAAAAAGTGGTTTCCATTTGCCTCTGTTTAAAAAATGGCGTCTGATTATATGTCTCCTTCAGATACATCGTTTTTCAGATTGAGTATCAAAAAACAACAACTTTATTAAATGAATTAAGAACCGTAAAAAAACAAATTATTAAGTGAAAAGTAAATAGGCCTTATAAATATATCTTAATGGTCTAACAAAAAAGCAAACTGCATATCTGAAAAATATTTGTGCTCCTTGAACAAGGGAAAAACCTCACTTGTCCGATTAATTCAATCAATATAgccattgtttttttttttttttttttttttcgctaaAAAAGCGAATACTATTAAAATTAGGAAACCTTCATCGATAAATGAAAGAATCCATGGACAAATACAATCAATCCGAACAAAAGAGCGATTCGCTAAAAGTAAACAATCTAGAACCACAACGGTATCTAAACCTCGCTAACTCTAACCGAGCCTCAAATGAACAATACACTAAAAACTAAATCACTCTAAAACATAGGACATGACAAAGAGAACATAATCAAGAAAGAAAACGCATTACAACATCAACTCTAATAGCATGGACTTGTAATAAACCAAAGCAACCAAAAACCAAGATAGCTAAATTAACCGGCTTTGGAACCACCTAATGACGAGATTCATATATGTTGTTATTAGGGGTTAGGTAATGTCATTTCTTTATCTCACGCTTTGTATTTTGGATTTTTCCACTATCACGTCACTCAACAC of the Rutidosis leptorrhynchoides isolate AG116_Rl617_1_P2 chromosome 5, CSIRO_AGI_Rlap_v1, whole genome shotgun sequence genome contains:
- the LOC139850578 gene encoding pathogenesis-related thaumatin-like protein 3.5 — translated: MVEGCNFTIINKCSYPIWPATAANEGHPVLANGGFYLPPGEQRKIQAPSDWVGRIWARTGCKFGSKCPACETGDCGGKLWCNGLIGTPPATLVQFALQPDKSKPSFYDVSVVDGYNIPVSVTTIPSYPKCRIEGCKKDVNMICPQELEVLNDRGDVVACKSACLAFNDDKFCCRNEYGTPNKCKPSVYSKIFKEACPSYYSYAYDNPPPLVNCVSDDYVITFCPSAKWSGSELNLRRL